One Tamlana carrageenivorans genomic region harbors:
- the lpxD gene encoding UDP-3-O-(3-hydroxymyristoyl)glucosamine N-acyltransferase has translation MKFTAQQIAGILEGDVVGNPDIEVSKLSKIEEGFEGALTFLANPKYKQHIYATKASITIVNKSFVPEHEVETTMIKVEDAYLAFSKILEFYNSSKLNKSGIESPSFISESATYGENLYIGAFSYIADNVAIGKNVKIYPNAFVGENVVIGDNTIVFAGAKIYSDTIIGSHCVINSGAIIGADGFGFAPNEDGGYSKIPQIGNVIIEDFVDIGAATTIDRATLGSTIIRKGVKLDNQIQIAHNVEIGENTVVAAQTGVAGSTKIGKHCQIGGQVGLAGHITIGDNVRIQAQSGIARNVKDNEVLQGSPAIKLSDYNKAYVHFKNLPNIVKNINDLEKINGNS, from the coding sequence GTGAAATTTACAGCACAGCAAATAGCGGGAATACTGGAAGGTGATGTTGTTGGAAATCCTGACATTGAGGTTTCAAAACTTTCAAAGATAGAAGAGGGGTTTGAAGGCGCCTTAACTTTTTTAGCGAACCCAAAATATAAGCAACATATATATGCAACTAAAGCCTCAATCACTATAGTGAACAAGTCTTTTGTTCCAGAGCATGAGGTCGAAACCACAATGATAAAAGTAGAAGATGCCTATTTGGCTTTTTCTAAAATTTTAGAATTTTATAATTCTTCAAAACTGAATAAATCAGGGATTGAAAGCCCTTCGTTTATTTCGGAATCAGCCACATATGGAGAAAACTTATATATTGGTGCCTTTTCATATATAGCTGATAATGTTGCTATTGGGAAGAATGTAAAAATCTATCCCAACGCATTTGTGGGTGAAAATGTTGTTATAGGAGATAACACCATTGTTTTTGCCGGAGCTAAAATTTATTCTGATACTATTATAGGGAGCCATTGTGTTATTAACTCAGGAGCCATAATTGGAGCCGATGGTTTTGGTTTTGCACCAAATGAAGATGGTGGTTATAGTAAGATCCCTCAAATAGGAAATGTGATTATTGAAGATTTTGTTGATATAGGCGCTGCTACAACTATAGATAGGGCGACACTAGGATCTACAATAATTAGAAAAGGTGTGAAATTGGATAATCAAATTCAAATAGCACATAATGTTGAAATAGGAGAAAACACTGTTGTTGCTGCTCAAACAGGCGTTGCTGGCTCTACTAAAATAGGTAAGCATTGTCAAATTGGTGGTCAGGTAGGACTTGCTGGTCACATCACCATTGGGGATAATGTTCGAATTCAAGCACAGTCGGGAATAGCAAGAAATGTTAAAGATAACGAAGTGTTACAAGGCTCTCCAGCCATTAAATTAAGTGACTATAATAAGGCATATGTTCATTTTAAAAACTTGCCAAATATTGTAAAAAACATAAACGATTTAGAAAAAATAAATGGGAATAGTTAA
- a CDS encoding HD domain-containing protein, whose protein sequence is MNKLKILNDPIYGFITIPNSLIFDLIQHKYFQRLRRITQMGMSYLVYPGAHHTRFHHAIGCVHLMQQAVNVLRFKGVTISEEEENGLYVAILLHDIGHGPFSHAMEHSIVNNVSHEEISLLFMERLNAEFNGSLTLAIKIFKGEYPRKFLFQLISSQLDMDRADYLKRDSFYTGVAEGNINSERLITMLNVVEDELVIEEKGIYSVEKFIIARRLMYWQVYLHKTGLVAEQLLIRVLKRANELHDLGIDLKASKALMYFLNHKISTNNFDEETLGVFAQLDDFDIISAMKEWQSHDDFVLSELCKMIINRDLLKIKIRNKNIKDRSLEKRFNSLMETYQISKEEAHYFVFTGQISNQAYQLKEKRINILHKSGKIQDIVKASDQLNLKALSKPVTKYYICYPKDKV, encoded by the coding sequence TTGAATAAACTTAAGATATTAAACGACCCAATTTACGGATTTATTACGATTCCTAATTCGCTAATTTTCGATTTAATTCAACATAAATATTTCCAAAGATTGCGCAGGATTACTCAAATGGGTATGTCGTATTTGGTTTACCCAGGAGCGCACCACACAAGATTTCATCATGCTATTGGTTGCGTGCATTTAATGCAACAGGCCGTTAACGTACTTCGTTTTAAAGGGGTTACCATCTCTGAAGAGGAAGAAAACGGACTCTATGTGGCCATTTTATTGCATGATATTGGTCATGGACCATTCTCTCATGCTATGGAACATTCCATTGTTAATAACGTTTCTCATGAAGAAATTTCGTTGCTTTTTATGGAACGCTTAAATGCCGAATTTAACGGAAGTTTAACGCTTGCTATTAAAATATTTAAAGGCGAATACCCTCGTAAGTTTTTGTTTCAGTTAATATCTAGTCAGTTAGATATGGATCGTGCCGATTACTTAAAACGTGATAGTTTTTATACCGGTGTAGCCGAGGGTAACATTAATAGTGAACGTTTAATTACCATGTTAAACGTAGTTGAAGATGAATTGGTTATTGAAGAAAAAGGTATTTATAGTGTTGAAAAATTTATAATTGCTAGGCGTTTAATGTACTGGCAAGTTTATTTGCATAAAACGGGATTGGTGGCCGAACAATTATTAATTCGTGTTTTAAAAAGAGCTAATGAATTACATGATTTAGGTATAGATTTAAAAGCTAGTAAGGCATTAATGTATTTTTTAAACCATAAAATATCTACCAATAATTTTGATGAAGAAACCCTTGGTGTTTTTGCTCAATTAGATGATTTTGATATCATTTCAGCCATGAAAGAGTGGCAGTCTCATGATGATTTTGTGTTAAGTGAATTGTGTAAAATGATTATTAATAGAGATTTGCTTAAAATAAAAATAAGGAATAAAAATATTAAGGATAGAAGTCTTGAAAAACGCTTCAATAGTTTAATGGAAACCTACCAAATTTCAAAAGAAGAGGCTCATTATTTTGTGTTTACCGGACAAATTTCAAACCAAGCATATCAGCTTAAAGAGAAGCGAATTAATATATTGCATAAATCAGGGAAAATTCAAGATATAGTTAAGGCTTCCGATCAATTAAACTTGAAAGCTTTATCAAAACCAGTAACTAAATATTATATCTGTTATCCAAAGGATAAAGTTTAA